Below is a window of Cyanobacteriota bacterium DNA.
CAAGATTGCCCTGAGAAGTCTCGCCAGTGTCAATTGGAGCAAGGTAGCGGACATTGTCTTTGCCAATCTCTTGGACTAAACGCGCTGAATTTATTCCTGGAATATGTTTACTGCGAGCTACATAAATATCAGCAATCAAACAAAGATGCGGCTCTGGAAACTCTTGGAAGACTTCTACAAAATCATTCCAAAATTGTTGAGTGCGTTCTGGATGATGAGGTTGATAGACAAAAACAAGTCGTTTGGGATTAAGGCTTAGTACTCCTTCGAGTAGGGCTTTGACTTCGGTGGGGTGGTGGGCATAGTCGTCGTAGACACGAATGCCATTGTAGTTTGGATTGATTAATTCAAAGCGACGTTTGATTCCAGTAAATGACTTGAGAGCTTCTAGCATCGCCTCTGTTGTTGGAAGATTGCCACGCCCTTCACTTTGCTCAGTTCTCGCAATGACAGCGGTAGCTGCTTTGATACATCCAAGTGCATTGAGCTTATTGTATTCACCTGGCATTGTTAATTGAATGTCGTAGTCATTTAATTCAGAACTTGAATATCTAATCAAAGTCCTTCCGCTGGGTTGCTTTGTTTCGCGCGCAATGACGTATTCCTTTAGTAGCGGATCATCGATATTCACTACTGCAATCTGGGCAGAATCCAAAAACTTGTAAAAGCAATCACGAATCTCAATCAGTCCACCAGGATAGTTCTCAAGATGATCTTCTTCAATACAAGTAACCAAGGCAAGATAGGGATTGGTAATGGTAAAACTTTTGTCACTTTCATCACCCTCGAGCACAAAATACTCTCCAGAACCTGCTCTAGCATTGCTTGCGTAATTCGACAAAATCCCGCCAACTGCAAAACTAGGATCAAAACCAAGCTCAACTAAAATATGCGCAAGCATCGCTGAGCAAGTTGTTTTGCCGTGAGTACCCGAGACTACAATTTGTTTGTGATCTTTCGAGAGATAGTTGAGCATGTCTCTGCGATGCCAAATTGGCAAGCCGCGCGATTTGAGTTCGAGGTAATCAGAGTCACTAATGCCAATTGCGGTACTGCGCACTACTAAGTCAATATCATCATCAAGAGGATCATTTTGCTTATAACTTAAATCGCTCTTCGAAATTTTGACTTGTGGTTGTTGCTTGGCAAGGATTTTAATTAGCGCAGACATGCCGATGCCTTCGGCTCCTAAAAATCTTGCATGTTGGAATCTCTCTTGAGACATAAGCTAGAGTTTACACTAGGAGCTTGTCATCCAGTCCCTCTTCTTGGTTAAAATTACTCAGAAATATTAAGAACTCATTTAAGTGGGGCTGAACGCCAAGCTCACAAAATCAATTGCCAACTTCGCTCTGCTCCGTATGGCAATTGATTTTTATTAATACTATTGTTGAATAAATGTTGAGTTTCTGTTTACACTAAGCAGCAAGAGCTTTGATCTTGGCAGCTAATCTAGATTTGTATCTAGCAGCGGCATTAAGATGAATAACTTTGCGCTTAACAGCTCTGTCGATTCTAGAAAATGCCATTGGCAATTTTGCAAGAGCTTCTTCGCTATTAGCTGCTTCTATTGCTTGACGGACATCTCTGATGGCCGTACGCATACTTGATCTAACAGTGGCGTTATTGATTCTGTTGCGCTCTGCTGTTTTTACTCTTTTCTTTGCTGATTTAATGTTTGGCATGGTGAAAAAGATTGTATCATATGGCAAGACTAATATGTTATTCTAAGTTGCATCATGGCACAGCCAATCTGTATTTTTGAACCTGAACAATATGACCTGATCCGTGAGGCAGGCCGACTGGCTGGCGAGGTTTTGCACAGGTCTGGTGAGCTTGTTAAACCCGGTGTAACTCCACTTGAGCTTGATGAATTTGCTGAGACTTGGATTCGCGAGCAGGGGCATATACCT
It encodes the following:
- a CDS encoding Mur ligase family protein — encoded protein: MSQERFQHARFLGAEGIGMSALIKILAKQQPQVKISKSDLSYKQNDPLDDDIDLVVRSTAIGISDSDYLELKSRGLPIWHRRDMLNYLSKDHKQIVVSGTHGKTTCSAMLAHILVELGFDPSFAVGGILSNYASNARAGSGEYFVLEGDESDKSFTITNPYLALVTCIEEDHLENYPGGLIEIRDCFYKFLDSAQIAVVNIDDPLLKEYVIARETKQPSGRTLIRYSSSELNDYDIQLTMPGEYNKLNALGCIKAATAVIARTEQSEGRGNLPTTEAMLEALKSFTGIKRRFELINPNYNGIRVYDDYAHHPTEVKALLEGVLSLNPKRLVFVYQPHHPERTQQFWNDFVEVFQEFPEPHLCLIADIYVARSKHIPGINSARLVQEIGKDNVRYLAPIDTGETSQGNLADIVAALKPGIETELQDCDYLFIVGAGNIAKVAGAFGLELLKNS
- the rpsT gene encoding 30S ribosomal protein S20, producing the protein MPNIKSAKKRVKTAERNRINNATVRSSMRTAIRDVRQAIEAANSEEALAKLPMAFSRIDRAVKRKVIHLNAAARYKSRLAAKIKALAA